The genomic DNA CATTACCGGCACCGTCTTCTTCGCGGAGCTGATCGGCGGCTGGTTGGCGGGTTCGATGGCGCTGATGGCGGATGCGATGCACATGCTTTCCGACGCTGCGGGGTTGATCATCGCGGTGTTAGCGATGTTGGTTGGGCGCCGACAAGCATCGGCTCAGGCCACGTACGGCTACCGACGAGTGGAGGTGCTTGCTGCACTGGCGAACGCAGTGATGGTGCTGGCGATCTCGGTGTGGATTGTCGTCGAGGCGGTGCGCCGCCTGCAGAGCCCGGCCGAAGTGCAGGGAAAAACGATGCTGATCATCGCGGTTATCGGCCTGGTGGCGAATGCGCTATCGGCGTGGGTTCTGCACCGGCACCGCAAATCCTCGATCAACGTGGAGGGCGCGTTCTTGCACGTGTTAGTGGATATGCTCGGCTCGGTCGCAGTAATCGTGGCCGGCATCGTGGTACTGACCACGGGGTTTGTGGCGGCGGACGTGATCGCCTCCCTAGCGATCGCGGCGATGGTGCTGCCGCGCGCCTGGCAGCTCATGCGGCTTTCGGCGAGCGTGCTGCTCGAGCAAGTCCCGGCGGACTTCGACGCCAGTGCGATCGAGCCCGCGCTGCGGCAGGTCGAGGGCGTTGCTGACATCCACGACCTGCACTTGTGGAGCCTGGACGGCGTGAACGTGCTCACGACCGTGCATATCGTGCGCGACGGCACCGTCGGCACCGGCCCGCTGTTGGATGCCGCCCAGCAGGCCCTGCGCGAACACGGTATCGAGCACTCCACCATCCAGATTGAGCACCCAGAGCACGAATCCCACGAGACGGTGTGCTGATTCCCTTCTAACCTGACTTAGGCCAATTTTGTGCGGAAGTTCGCGGCCGGTGATTACTTGGATGGTGGCAGTGAGGTCGGGCGGGAATGGTACGGCGGCGTGAATGGTTTCGCCGCCAACGACGAGTTGAAAGCTGCGGTATTTCTTGAGTGTTCTCACGAGGCGTTTGATGAAGTGACCACTGCGGGTCTCCATCAGGTGGGTCACGGCTAGTGCTGCCATCACAATATTGAGATGTGCTGTGATCGAGTTTTGTTTCCTCGCATAGATTGGGCGTGCTTTCAGGTCTGATTTCGACATCCGATACGACATTTTTCAATGTGGAATAGCCTGCGGTAATGCCCGATAACCTCCTGGGCGGGAAGAGCGGTCAGGTCGGTTTCATAGCCTTTAATTCCGGCTAGGGCTCGGTGTTTGGCAGCAAGAGCGTAGTTGACCTTCTTGTTCGGGGTGGAAAGATCGAAATAGCGGTTGCGCTTAATGGCGATTTCGCCGTCAACAGCGCGTTTGGCTTTTGCGACTTGCTCTTTGATTCCGCGCAGGCCGCGTCTGGCCCGATCATAGGAGTACTGGAAGTGGGTCACCGTATTCGGGGTTGTGTGTTTGCGCGCATCGCTTGCCGAGGCTTGTGTCCAGATCTGGCCGTGGGCGTAGGCTTCACCAGGGATTTCCCGCCGCCAGGTTTCAATCACCTCAGGCACGGTGGGGTTTCACCGACAAAATGTAGTGCAGACCTGCATCTAACAATGCTTGCTTGTTCGGAGGGTGTCAAGTTGTTTGTGTGTGGGGCTAGGTTTATAGGTATTTGTCGAAGCTGTCGGGGTAGGCCACGGCCTTTTGGTTAATGGCTTGTTTCCAGCCGAAAACTCGGGTCCCTTCCATGAGTCTGCCGGTTGTCGCTGAGACTCGTTTGCCCTGCTTCGCTCTCTTGGCAGCTCGTCTGTCTTCGATATTGCAGATCATCAACCATAGCGTCTTGAGCGCTGATTCATTGTTAGTGAACTGCACCCTGTTGCGGGTAGCTTTCCGCAGTTCATTGTTGAATGATTCAATCGAATTCTTCGTGTAAATGACCTTGCTGGCTGCTGGTGGGAACTGGAGAAACGGTACGAAACGCGCCCATGCATCTCGCCAGACTTTGACTGAGCGTGGATACTTTTCTCCCAATTCAGAGGCTTCAAATTCGTCTAAGGCAGCCTTAGCTGTGGACTCGTCCGTGGCGGTGTAAATCTTTTTCAACGCGGCCGATACGCCCCGGCGATCCCTGTAGGCTACCCATCGGTTAGCGGCACGAATCAGGTGCACGATACAGGTTTGCACCATAGAGTTCGGCCAGGTTGCCTTTACTTCTTCCGGCAAGCCTTTGAACCCGTTACAGCAAACGATAAAGACGTCTTTAACCCCACGGTTAGAAAGATTGGCGCATACTTGCGCCCAGGATGAAGCGCTTTCTTCTTTGGCAATCCACGATTCCAAAAAGTGCTTGATACCGTCGAGAGCCACGCCGATTGCCATGTACGCGGACTTATTGACCACTAGGCCGCCATCGCGGATTTTAATGCGCAGCGCGTCCAGGAAAATGACCGGGTAGAACTCGTCTAGCTGGCGGTTTTGCCAGACCATGACCTCATCGAGGACGGCATCGGTGACTGCGGAAATCGTCTCATGGGAAATATCAACACGCATCGCCGTTGCCATATGGTGCTGGATGTCCCTAATTGTCATCCCACCGGCGTACAAGCTAACGGTCATGTCATCGACATCGGTCAATCTCCTCGAGCCTTTAGGGACCATAGTCAGCAAGAATGTACCAGCCCTATCCCTCGGCACATCCACGGTAACTGGCCCGTAGTTAGAATCCACGGTCTTTGGATACGACCCGTTGCGGTGATTGTCTGTTCTAGCTGCAGCTTTAGCGCTCCTGTCGCCAGACTCGTAGCCCAGGTGGGCATCCATTTCAGCGTTGAGTCCCCTGGTAATCGAGGCTTGCAACATGCCGCGAACCAGGTCGTTGGCATCCGTAGTAGACGTGCCTAGGTCATCAA from Corynebacterium tuberculostearicum includes the following:
- a CDS encoding cation diffusion facilitator family transporter, yielding MAHEHHDHDHSSTPLRALLIALGITGTVFFAELIGGWLAGSMALMADAMHMLSDAAGLIIAVLAMLVGRRQASAQATYGYRRVEVLAALANAVMVLAISVWIVVEAVRRLQSPAEVQGKTMLIIAVIGLVANALSAWVLHRHRKSSINVEGAFLHVLVDMLGSVAVIVAGIVVLTTGFVAADVIASLAIAAMVLPRAWQLMRLSASVLLEQVPADFDASAIEPALRQVEGVADIHDLHLWSLDGVNVLTTVHIVRDGTVGTGPLLDAAQQALREHGIEHSTIQIEHPEHESHETVC
- a CDS encoding IS256 family transposase; this encodes MTTVARRDPADKVKIDAIEKKLLANPEIAKLIDDLGTSTTDANDLVRGMLQASITRGLNAEMDAHLGYESGDRSAKAAARTDNHRNGSYPKTVDSNYGPVTVDVPRDRAGTFLLTMVPKGSRRLTDVDDMTVSLYAGGMTIRDIQHHMATAMRVDISHETISAVTDAVLDEVMVWQNRQLDEFYPVIFLDALRIKIRDGGLVVNKSAYMAIGVALDGIKHFLESWIAKEESASSWAQVCANLSNRGVKDVFIVCCNGFKGLPEEVKATWPNSMVQTCIVHLIRAANRWVAYRDRRGVSAALKKIYTATDESTAKAALDEFEASELGEKYPRSVKVWRDAWARFVPFLQFPPAASKVIYTKNSIESFNNELRKATRNRVQFTNNESALKTLWLMICNIEDRRAAKRAKQGKRVSATTGRLMEGTRVFGWKQAINQKAVAYPDSFDKYL